One window of the Megalops cyprinoides isolate fMegCyp1 chromosome 2, fMegCyp1.pri, whole genome shotgun sequence genome contains the following:
- the LOC118773784 gene encoding zinc finger protein 2 homolog isoform X1 → MLVWEFLSRLEQLLPVPDLKQTVSWLGAAPSVLEECVQSVSDPQQLKTLLQHHRCLGPLDRNESLPSMHSYNPSSLSLTSFVKVVDSSDLTDCDSQSEVAFGSKKLLSPASSGEEIKTECVMDSRDYTGVELGSGLNRSEDIEERMERKTGYGMSREEIDILSNIKEEEEEGGEKQIETMKREDDVRDEEDKGLWREGQKERDEQRERDESDPALQTDRELKNEGKSVCSQQEWEGFSPQVTSCLLKQPRVLIHRLEVTEMSVPVSSLPHLAVNNGYQGMRSPWQRDELMPVMEEGSLRQNGQVMIQKREMIGSSKIPLKQPPDSSEKEILAGDPFRSSVISPRKGETGQTAGVVSQVFACSQCPFTHMEEVNLHQHIEKVHPEEYSRILGSGGNGAENPLPPSSTPHNFTHPKTLPTLMQSHRSTPGAHTCPQCGKSFRCASALTTHQRTHAREQPFHCSQCGKNFRNSSNLRQHQKIHTGERPYHCSQCGKSFRQSITLIEHQRTHTGERPHQCSQCGKCFRKSGNLTQHQKIHTGERPYQCSQCGKSFIQSFTLIRHQRTHTGERPYHCTQCGKSFSQSTTLTQHQRTHTGERPHQCSQCGKRFRNSGNLKQHQKIHTGECSYHCSQCGKSFRQSSCLIRHQQIHTGERPYHCSQCGKSFSQSTTLTQHQRTHTGERPHQCSQCGKSFRKSANLSQHQKIHTGERPYQCSQCGKSFIQSIGLIRHQRTHTGERPYHCSQCGKSFRQSITLIQHQRTHTGERPYHCAQCGKSFRQSFGLIQHQQTHTREPPNHCS, encoded by the exons AATCTCTGCCCTCCATGCACAGCTATAATCCGTCATCACTTTCTCTCACGTCATTTGTAAAAGTTGTGGATTCATCTGATCTGACTGACTGTGATAGCCAATCAGAAGTTGCATTTGGCTCTAAGAAGTTGTTAAGCCCTGCCTCTTCAGGTGAAGAGATAAAGACAGAATGTGTGATGGACAGCAGAGATTACACAGGGGTGGAACTTGGATCAGGTCTGAACAGAAGTGAAGACatagaggagaggatggagaggaagacTGGATATGGgatgagcagggaggagataGACATACTATCCAACataaaggaggaggaagaggaaggcggAGAGAAGCAGATTGAGACAATGAAGAGGGAGGATGATGTGAGAGATGAAGAGGACAAGGGACTTTGGAGGGAGggccaaaaagagagagatgaacaaagggagagagatgaaagtgaTCCAGCCCTCcagactgacagagagctgaagaatgaaggaaaatcaGTCTGTAGCCAACAGGAATGGGAGGGCTTTTCACCTCAGGTCACATCCTGTCTTCTCAAACAGCCTAGAGTGCTGATTCACCGACTTGAGGTCACAGAGATGTCAGTTCCTGTATCATCACTTCCTCATCTGGCGGTCAATAATGGGTACCAGGGAATGAGATCTCCATGGCAACGGGATGAGTTGATGCCAGTGATGGAAGAGGGCTCACTGAGGCAGAACGGACAGGTCATGATCCAGAAGAGGGAGATGATTGGCAGCTCCAAGATCCCACTGAAACAGCCCCCAGATTCATCAGAGAAAGA GATCTTGGCTGGAGACCCCTTCAGATCCTCTGTCATCTCTCCCAGGAAAGGAGAAACAG ggCAGACAGCTGGGGTGGTGTCTCAGGTCTTTGCCTGCTCCCAGTGCCCATTCACTCACATGGAAGAAGTGAACCTTCACCAGCACATTGAGAAGGTTCACCCAGAGGAGTACAGCAGGATTCTGGGATctggaggaaatggagcagagaacccactgcctcccagcagcaccccacATAACTTCACACACCCTAAGACACTCCCCACCCTGATGCAGTCCCACAGAAGCACCCCAGGGGCCCACACATGcccccagtgtgggaagagtttcagGTGTGCATCAGCCCTGACAACACACCAGCGAACCCATGCAAGAGAGCAGCCattccactgctcccagtgcGGGAAGAATTTCCGTAATTCCAGTAATCTGAGACAACACCAGAAAATTCATACAGGAGAGCGCccataccactgctcccagtgtgggaagagcttcaggCAGTCAATTACTCTAATAGAGCACCAGCGAACTCATACAGGGGAGCGACCACACCAGTGTTCCCAGTGTGGGAAATGTTTTCGTAAATCAGGTAATCTCACACAACACCAGAAAATTCATACAGGAGAGCGCCCATACCAATGCTCCCAATGTGGGAAGAgcttcattcagtcatttactCTAATACGGCACCAGCGAACTCATACAGGAGAGCGCCCATACCACTGCACacagtgtgggaagagcttcagtCAGTCAACTACTCTGACACAGCACCAGCGAACTCATACAGGGGAGCGACCACACCAATGTTCCCAGTGTGGGAAGCGTTTTCGTAATTCAGGTAATCTGAAACAACACCAGAAAATTCATACAGGAGAGTGCTcataccactgctcccagtgtgggaagagcttcaggCAGTCAAGTTGTCTAATACGGCACCAGCAAATTCATACAGGTGAGCGGccataccactgctcccagtgtgggaagagcttcagtCAGTCAACTACTCTGACACAGCACCAGCGAACTCATACAGGGGAGCGGCCACACCAATgttcccagtgtgggaagagttttcGTAAATCAGCTAATCTGTCACAACACCAGAAAATTCATACAGGAGAGCGCCCATACCaatgctcccagtgtgggaagagcttcatTCAGTCAATTGGTCTAATACGGCATCAGCGAACTCATACAGGGGAGCGGCCATACCACTGCTCCCAAtgtgggaagagcttcaggCAGTCAATTACTCTAATACAGCACCAGCGAACTCATACAGGGGAGCGTCCATACCACTGCgcccagtgtgggaagagcttcaggCAGTCATTTGGTCTAATACAGCACCAGCAAACCCATACAAGGGAGCCCCCTAACCACTGTTCCTAG